The Thioalkalivibrio sulfidiphilus HL-EbGr7 genome includes the window ACGCCCTGGATGCGCACCCGGGCGGCGTCGTAGACCAGGGGGGCCATGGCCGGGTTCTCGGCGCGCAGCTCCACCTGCCCGTCCGGGCGGTGTCGGATGCGCTTCAAAGTCGCCTCCTCATCGTCGATCAGCGCCACCACGATGTCCCCGTCCCGGGCGCTGTCCGCCTGCTGCACCACCACGGTGTCACCGTCCAGGATGCCGGCCCCCACCATGGACTCCCCCACCACCCGCAGGGCGTAGCGCCCCGGACCCAGCAGGAAGTCAGCCAGGTCCAGGGTGTCCTCGCCGGGGATGGCCTCGATGGGCCGGCCGGCGGCGATGCGGCCCACCAGGGGCAGGCTGAAGGCGGCGTCGCTGCCCGTGGGGCGCAGGCCGCGCCAGCCCGGGGACTCCCGGGTGAGG containing:
- the lexA gene encoding transcriptional repressor LexA; translation: MLTPQQRNTLDVIRRHLHRHGHAPTLTEIGEALGVRSKGAVHRLVQALVDKGFLTRESPGWRGLRPTGSDAAFSLPLVGRIAAGRPIEAIPGEDTLDLADFLLGPGRYALRVVGESMVGAGILDGDTVVVQQADSARDGDIVVALIDDEEATLKRIRHRPDGQVELRAENPAMAPLVYDAARVRIQGVVVGQLRGYR